A part of Cannabis sativa cultivar Pink pepper isolate KNU-18-1 chromosome 6, ASM2916894v1, whole genome shotgun sequence genomic DNA contains:
- the LOC115724566 gene encoding non-specific lipid transfer protein GPI-anchored 14: MAQKFSFPSFTATVALLLIFFSEMGISSVMSDPAKDREDCMDQLTGLATCLSYVSGQAKSPTPDCCSGLKQVLKIKKKCLCVIIRDRNDPNLGLEINVTLALTLPSVCNAPANVSKCPELLNMDPHSSEAQVFYQLEGKNSTKTANGPAPSPTAGGSINEQGKGLHSSTGQEKCAWKAIFGGVVVMALHWIM; encoded by the exons ATGGCACAAAAATTTAGCTTCCCAAGTTTCACTGCCACAGTAGCATTGCTTCTAATTTTCTTCTCAGAAATGGGAATAAGCAGTGTAATGAGTGATCCAGCCAAAGATAGAGAGGACTGTATGGATCAGTTGACTGGGCTGGCCACTTGTTTGTCTTACGTTAGTGGGCAAGCCAAGTCCCCAACTCCTGACTGCTGCAGTGGTCTAAAACAGGTTCTGAAGATCAAGAAGAAGTGCTTGTGTGTCATCATTAGAGATCGTAATGACCCAAACTTGGGCCTTGAGATCAATGTTACACTTGCTTTGACTTTGCCATCAGTTTGTAATGCCCCTGCTAATGTCTCCAAATGCCCCG AGCTTCTGAACATGGATCCTCATTCATCTGAAGCTCAAGTGTTCTATCAGTTGGAAGGCAAGAACTCTACTAAAACTGCCAATGGTCCTGCTCCAAGTCCTACTG CTGGTGGTTCCATAAACGAGCAAGGCAAAGGATTACATTCAAGCACTGGTCAAGAGAAGTGTGCATGGAAAGCCATTTTTGGAGGGGTTGTGGTAATGGCCTTGCATTGGATCATGTAG